A window of the Candidatus Gastranaerophilales bacterium genome harbors these coding sequences:
- a CDS encoding helix-turn-helix transcriptional regulator, with translation MKDGICKQFATKVQEIRQAKGFTKSKLSTLAGLDISYIGKIERCEKSPNLRTIIKLSEALEIPVKDLFDF, from the coding sequence ATGAAAGATGGTATATGTAAGCAATTTGCAACAAAAGTACAAGAAATAAGACAAGCCAAAGGTTTTACTAAAAGTAAATTATCCACTTTGGCTGGTCTTGATATATCTTATATAGGTAAAATCGAAAGATGTGAAAAGTCTCCTAACCTTCGTACTATTATAAAACTTTCCGAAGCACTCGAAATACCTGTTAAAGATTTATTTGATTTTTAA